TCTTCTTTCAATTTCCTTAACCATTTTATAGGAATTCATATCAACCATTTGAGAATATTTACGAATCTTTTCTAAAGGATATCTGAAAGCGTAAGAAGAAATCTGATCTTCAATTTCAGATCTATAATTTGCTAAAGTTCGCTCAATTATATCACAACTTAATGAATATGAATCTTTTATAAAACTTTTTATTTCCTCAATATCAGGTGTTGCTAATTCCATTGCAACGGAAGGCGTTGGAGCTCGTAAATCAGAAACAAAATCTGCAATAGTAAAATCAACTTCGTGCCCAACTCCGCTTATAATAGGAATTTTGGATTTATAAATAGCTCTTGCAACAATCTCTTCATTAAAAGCCCAAAGATCTTCAATAGATCCTCCACCACGTGCGACAATAATAACATCAATATCGCTGAAAGAATTCAATTTGTGAATACTTTCAGCAATATTTTTTGCAGCGCCTGCGCCCTGAACTTTTGTAGGCACAATTAATAACTGTAACAAAGGAAATCTTCGTTCAGCAACTGAAATCATATCTTTTACAGCAGCACCATCAGAAGCAGTTACTAGGGCAATTTTTTTTGGAAATGTTGGGATTTGTTTTTTGTTTTCTTCATCAAACAAACCTTCTTCAAAAAGTTTTTTCTTTAGTCGTTCAAAAGCTGCTTGAAGTTCACCTACTCCGGAAGGTTTCATCGAACGCACATCAATTTGGTAGCTGCCGCGTGGAGGATAAACCGTAATGCGCCCTGTAACAACTATTTTCATTCCATCTTCGGGAGTAAAGAAAACGTAATTGTTTACCCCTTTCCACATCGTACAATTAATTACAGCGCCTTCATCTTTTAGATTAAAATACCAATGACCAGAGCCGTGTGCTTTGAAGTTAGAGATTTCTCCTTCGATACTAATTTTTTCAAAAGTTGATTCAAGAATAAACTTAATCGATTTAGTAATATCACTTACAGAATATATTTGTTCTATTGCCTCACGCATTTATAAAATCATTCAAGAGTATTTTCAATTTTATTTTTTTGATTTTCTATTTCATTATAGTCTAGTTCAGAACCGAGAACGCTGTGTGGGATAAGATAAACTATAAACATTAAAATTGATGCAAAAATTATCCAGCGTTTTGGATTAACAGATTTTTTCATTGCGACTAAAGCGATTATCCATCCGATTACAGCAATTAAAGTTTTATTATCTGTTAAATCAATTCCGAATGGAACACCTGTCCAGAATTCCCCAAAAGCATATTTCTGCATGATTGGACCAAAGATCATTCCGCCAAGAATCAATAATCCGAAAGTCCAATAAACCAATTTTTTATATTTAGGTTCTTTGTTAAAAAATTCAAGTCCTGTTCTTGTTGAAAATAACATTGCCATAAAAATTAATATAACGTGTGGGATTATTACAAAAATTGGAACATCACCTTTAAATCTGATAACAACTGGTTGATGATTGTTAAGTAAAACTTTATTGGAATCTTTTTCCAAAGTAATTCGGTACATCAATTTACCTGCTGGCGGTTGATGCGGAAGATTACTTGAGAGAAATCCATTTTTAAAAATCATCTCAACGGAACTCCAATCATCATTTGTTTTATATCGTTTCCAATCCATAACTCCCCTAATATTTTCATCATCAGTTTTGATTTTTATTTGATGATCTTTTGCACCACCGTGACTTCTATCTAACGAATACTTTATTGTCTTACCATTAAGGTTCGCTTCACCGGAAAGTGGATAGGTTGGTCCTGTCATTCGTTGATAAGCTGCGGTTAAAACCGTAAGGATAAATGCGATAATCCATAGTAAAATTGATTTTTTCATTCCTGCACAGATAAATTCTTAATAATTTTGTGGAGAAATTTACAAATAAATTCAGCTAAAATTTAACACTTACACCAAAGGTTGGCAGAATTGGAAACATATTATTTTGTTCCCTCCCAAGTGTTAAATCTTTCGTAATAAAATAATCGTAGTTAACAACATTTTTTCTATTGTAAACATTTATAACATCAAGGTAAAACACCCAATCAATATTCCAAAAATCAGTGATAAAATTAAATCTTAAATCAAGCCTATGATATGCAGGTTTGCGGGCATTTAATTTCTTATCTCCAAAATCAACATCATACACTACTTCACCTTCACCATTTGGATCATTAAAACTTTTTCGGGTTGCAATTACGGGAGTTTCGGGAACTCCATCACCATTTTGATCTTGCAAAATTATTCGTGGTTTAATACCAACAGGTTCACTATACGGAAATCCCGAACCAAATTGCCAACGTACTCCAACATTAAACCAGGTATTAAAATCATAATTTAAAACAATGTTAACAGTATGTGTCTGATCAAAGCGGAAAGGTAATTTTATTCCATCTTCAAATCGGTTTGCATAAGCGAGTGCGTAAGAAATCCAACCGCTTAATTTGCTGTTGTTCATAACATTTCTTTTAGATAAGAAAAATTCAAATCCATAAGCCTCACCGTAAGAATTGTTAATTGGAATTTGAGTAAGTGAATCACCACCAATTGGAACAGGTCTTGTCCAGCTAGAAGGATAGAGTGGATTTCTGCCGGGTATAATTTCAGTTACAAATTCTGTCCCATTAACTTTTTTTTGCACAATTAAATCGCTAAAATCTTTATAGTAAGACTCAAAGCGCAAACTCCACTCATTAGTTAACCATCTTTCAATTCCGATAACATAATGAATCGCCTTTTCTGCGTCGAGTGGTTTTGTGTAAACATCAGCCAGATCGAAAAGTACATTTTGATCACGAAGTTTCTCGTAGCCGGGTGATTGATAATAAATACCCCATACACCTCGCAAAGTTGTAATTTCATCTATAGCATAGGAAAAAGAAAGTCTTGGTGCTATGTAACCTTTACCTAGTAAATTGTAAAAATCAAATCTTAAACCTGGATTAATAAAAAGTTTTTCTGATACTTTAAAATTATTTTGTGCATATGCTCTGTAACGATTGTAAATCTTTATATCCTTTAAATCACTTAGCGCCGCACGAAACTGTGGATTAGCTGCAAAGATAGCTTTTAAGTTTGGATCAAGATCAAAAGTGAAATCCATTGTGGTCTTCATAAAATCCACACCGGCACCTGCTTCAAAAACATTTTCATTCCACAAAAAAGTAAACTTATCATCAATAGTAACTTTACGATAATCAAAATCACCATTGAACTTAAAACCCAATAAATAAGGCTTTAACGTATCGGGAATAGCTTCTTTAAAATCATCTCTGTTTAAAGATGGATCTAGAATTTCTGAATTGAAATCAGTTGTACCGTTATTTTTGTACCAAGAAACTATGAGTTTGTTTAAGTAATTTTTTGTTGGAGCAAAATGCCATGCCGCTGAAACAATATCATTTCTTGAAATGTTGTAAACACCAATGCTATCTGGAGTGTTGCGTTCTTTACCACTTACAACATCAACACCGTCACGAGATAAAATTCCGTTAATTAAAATTTTGTGACCATTAAAGGGACCGAAGACAAGTTTGGTTTGAAAATCATAAAAGTTTGGAAACGATGTATTATCATCAACCAAGCCTGCGCTTTTTACAAATGGTTCAATAATAAGATCATAATAAGTTCTGCGTGAGTTAACTAACCAACTTCCTTTAATATTAAAAGGGTTTTTTCCTTCAAGCACAATATTTGCATCAACAATTGAAGTATTGATATTTCCTTTAAGATATTTTGTATTATCCCCCTCACGATTTGTTACATCTAAAACCGCGGATAATCTATCACCATACTTTGCAGGAAATCCACCGGACATTAAATTTACATCAGAAACGGCATCCGGATTAAACATACTTACAACACCATAAAGTCTGTATGGATTAAACACTTCCACATCATCCATAATTATTAAGTTCTGATCGGGCCCACTGCCACGCACAACAAGCTGTGATGAAAAATCATTCGGAGCTAAAACTCCGGGCAATGATTGAAGTGTGCGTAACACATCTTCCGCAGCGCCTGGCAATATTTTTGCGTTTCTAGGATTTAGATCGATTACACTCGTTCGTGTGTCATTTTGCTGTTGAACTTTCATTCCCGTTACTTGAACAGATTCTATTTCAATTACAGCCTCACTTAATGTTACATTAAGTTCAGTCGTTTTATTTGTATGAATTATTACATCAACAACTTTTGTTAGATGGCCGATTGCACTAAATCTTACTTCGTGTTCACCTGCAGGAATACCTGTTATTTTGTAATTACCGTTTTCATCGGCACCCGCACCAAGATTTGTGTTCAGGATAAATACATTTACAGACGGCAAAGCACCGTTTTTATCAGTCACTTTTCCAGACAAACTTCCTGTTTGAGCAGATAGAGTAAAGTTAATTAGTATAAAAATTGTTAACGCGAATAATTTCATAGATTTATTTTGTTTCTTATGTAAACATAAGAAAGTGGTAAAACATTCCATTTGACTTAAATCAATGCGTTATAAATAAAGAGAGAAGAAGCGGGTATAAAGTCCTAAATTTATTTCGTGAAAGTTTGAGTTTGAATCACCGGGTTTAAAGTTATAGCGGTAACGTGTGTAAAATGTAAATGTATCCAGCAAGGTAAACCATCCTAAAGAAACTTCAGGCGCAAATCCATTTTGACCGGAAAAATTTGTGTATGCTGAAACTCCTGTAGAAATATATTCTATATAGTCGATTGGAAATATTTTTTTGTATCCGAGTCGAGTAAAATTTTTATTCTCAGCATCAAATATGAAAGTATATTCAAATGAAAGATAGCTTGATGGATAATTACCTTTTTTTGCTCTGAAGGAAATAATTGGAATTTCTTTTGTGAGGCTATAATAATGATTTCCGTCATTGATGGTATATCCCGGCATAGGCAAAACAAAAACAGAACCTGCAAATAAACACAACGTCCAAATACTTGAACCTTCACTAACCATTGGCTCAAAAGGTAAATCAAATTCAAACTCTTCTGAAATATTTTTATTACCCATTGAATCGATTGCTTCAATTACAAAGTTTACATTTTTATCTGAGAATTTTAAGGAGCTAATATCTATTTTAGCTGAGTGAGCTTCATTCAATCCACTGGAAACAAGGTATTCATATTGTCCATCAATAATTACATTACTTAAACATACTTCGCTGGTATAGAATGATAAGATAAAAATGTATGGCGGTTCCTGCTTTACATAAGCATCAATCAAATAAACTTCTATTCCACTAGAATCAATTTCAGTTTCAAACTCTTCTTGTGACAAAATTAAAGGCGAAATAAAAATTAGTAGTGCTAATAATAAAAACAATTTTTTCATCGATTATAAATTATTGTTAAAGTTGAAACAAAGTTAGTAAAAGGATTTGATTTATATAAACTTAAAATATTTCTTGTGCTAGTATAGATTTTGTAATAATAAATTCTAAAGTTGTATATGTAAATAATCAAATTTGTTGTTTTATTTAATTGATGGGTTAATATGGAATTTTTAGAATCCTTGAATCCCCTCTTAAAAACCTTTTGGTTTATAGCTATCCCAACTAGCATTATTTTTTTAATTCAAAGTGTAATGACGTTTACCGGAATGGATTCCTCTGAAGGAATTCAAGCGGATTTTGATAGTAATCTTGATAGCGGTGATGCTCCATTCCAGTTATTCTCTTTCAGAAATTTAATAAATTTTTTATTAGGCTTCAGCTGGTCCGGAATTGCATTCTTTGAAACTATCTCCAACAAAGTATTTCTATTTATTGCTGCAATAGCTGTTGGAAGTCTTTTTGTTTTATTATTCTTTCTAATAATAAAACAATTGATGAGGCTTGCGGAGGATAATACTTTTAACATAAATAAATCGATTAATAAAACCGCAGAAGTTTATATAAATATTCCAGGTGAGAAAAAGGGTAAGGGTAAAGTTCAAATTAGCGTTGATGGATCTGTACATGAAATTGATGCAGTAACTGAAGGTGAAAAAATTTCTTCAGGAACTATTGTTAAAATTGTACGGATTGAAAACAATAATTTATTAGTTGTAGAAAAATTATAATCAACTCATTTTTATAAAATCATTCTTAGAAGTAGTAAAATGATAAATCCATTAATTCTTATCGTTGTAGCAGTAATAGTTGTTTTTGTTACTATCTCGGCACTTGTATCAAGGTATAAAAGATGTCCCTCTGATAAAATACTTGTTGTATATGGTAAAACTGGAGGAACTTCAGCTAAATGTATTCATGGCGGCGGTGCATTTATCTGGCCGGTTGTACAGGATTATGCTTACCTTGATTTAAAACCTATATCCATTGAAGCTAATCTTACAAATGCTCTAAGTCGACAAAATATTCGTGTTGATGTTCCCTGCCGATTCACGATTGCAATATCAACTGAACCTGATACTATGGGAAATGCGGCAGAAAGATTGTTGGGATTAAAACCTGATCAAATACAAGAGTTATCAAAAGATATTTTGTTCGGACAATTACGTTTGGTAATTGCAACAATGACGATTGAAGAAATAAATTCTGATCGTGATAAATTCCTTGAAGCGATTTCTAAAAACGTAGATACCGAGTTAAAGAAAATCGGTTTAAAACTTATAAATGTAAACGTAACTGATATTAAAGATGAATCAGGTTACATTGAAGCGTTAGGAAAAGAAGCTGCAGCAAAAGCAATAAACGAAGCAAAAATAAGTGTAGCTGAACAAGAAAAAATTGGTGAAACCGGTAAAGCCGCTGCTGATAGAGAGCGAGATACACAAATTGCTGAAACACACAGAGATAGGGATGTTAAAATTGCTAACACTCAAAAAGATAGAGAAGTAAGCATTGCTGTTGCGGGTAAAGATGAATCGATTGGAAAAGCAGAAGCTGATAAAGAGACAAGGGTTAAAACCGCAGAAGCTAATGCTATTGCAGTTAAAGGGGAAAATGAATCAAAAGTTGAAATTGCAAATTCTGAATCAGCAAGAAGACAGAGAGAAGCAGAAGCGCTTAAACTTGCAATCTCATCCGAAAAAGTACAACAGGCAATGGCTTTGCAAGAATCTTATGTCGCTGAACAAAAAGCTGAAACCGCAAGATCTGAAAGAGAAAGATCTACACAGGTTGCTAACGTTATAATACCAGCAGAAATTGCTAAACAGCGAGCCATAATAGAAGCCCAAGCAGAAGCAGAGAAAATTAGATTGAAAGCTAAAGGAGAGGCAGATGCAATTTTTGTAAAGATGGAAGCAGAAGCTAAAGGTTTATTCGAAATTCTAACCAAGCAGGCTGATGGCTATGGCCAAGTAGTAAAAGCTGCTGGTGGTGATTCTACAAATGCTTTCCAATTGCTATTACTTGAAAAATTACCTGAATTAGTTAAAACTCAAGTAGAAGCAATTAAGAATCTTAAAATTGATAAAATTACTGTTTGGGATTCTGGGATTGGAACAGAAAATAATGGCAACACAACCACTGCAAATTTTGTTTCTGGATTAATGAAATCAGTACCTCCGTTAAATGATCTGTTTAATATGGCAGGTTTAAACTTACCTTCTTATCTTAAAGGTGATGAGAACAAAAAAGATGATTCTAAAAGTGATAAAAAATAATTTAGGTTAATGTTAAATGAAAAAAATTTTAAAGATTGGTTTACCAGTTTTAATTATAATTCTTGCTCTTCTTTTCTGGTGGCGATACTATTTTGTTTTTGGTGAAGGCGTAAAAGCCGGCAACTTAAATTTTGTCGTCAAGAAAGGTTACGTCTTCAAAACTTGGGAAGGAAGAATTATCCAGGAAGGATTTAAAACACCAAATCCAAATCAGATGCAAAGTAATGAATTTGATTTTAGCATTTTGGATGACCAGGTTGCGCAAGTGCTCGAAAGATACAGCGGTAAATTTGTTGAACTTCGTTATAAAGAATATTTAAATGCAGTTCCCTGGCGCGGCAATAGTAATTATATTGTTACAGAAATTTTGCAAGTTGAAGATGCAGTTAATCATAAAACTTTACCATATTAAAGGAGGTGTTAAAAAATGTTAAAAGAATCACTCTTAGAAATTTTTGAGAGAGATCTTAATAAGTTGAAGGATGAGATCAGTTTATACAAAGATGAAACCACTTTATGGATCGCGCAAAAAGAAATTAACAATTCAGCAGGTAATTTATGTTTACACTTACTTGGTAACCTCAACCATTTTATTGGAGCTGTACTCGGCAAGACTGGTTACGTAAGAGATCGCGAAAATGAATTCACAACAAAAAATATATCCGCAAAAGTCTTAATAAACTATATTGATAATGCTATTGAAATTGTTAAACATGTTTTAGAAAGTTTATCCACAGAAGATTTTGATAAGGATTATCCTCAACAAAAGCACAGCAAAATAGTTAAAACAGATTTTATGCTGTTACACTTATTAGCTCATTTTAATTACCATCTTGGACAAATAAATTATCATAGAAGATTAATCGGATAGTTAAATTAATTTTATTTCAAAGCTTGTTCAACATCGGCTATTAAATCTTCTAGATCCTCTATCCCAACTGAAAAACGAACCA
The window above is part of the Ignavibacteriales bacterium genome. Proteins encoded here:
- a CDS encoding exodeoxyribonuclease VII large subunit → MREAIEQIYSVSDITKSIKFILESTFEKISIEGEISNFKAHGSGHWYFNLKDEGAVINCTMWKGVNNYVFFTPEDGMKIVVTGRITVYPPRGSYQIDVRSMKPSGVGELQAAFERLKKKLFEEGLFDEENKKQIPTFPKKIALVTASDGAAVKDMISVAERRFPLLQLLIVPTKVQGAGAAKNIAESIHKLNSFSDIDVIIVARGGGSIEDLWAFNEEIVARAIYKSKIPIISGVGHEVDFTIADFVSDLRAPTPSVAMELATPDIEEIKSFIKDSYSLSCDIIERTLANYRSEIEDQISSYAFRYPLEKIRKYSQMVDMNSYKMVKEIERRILTLSNRIKLISKSIEANDIEKTLKKGFALIKQNSKFIARKFSFKTGEPSIIKFYDGEIEIK
- a CDS encoding NfeD family protein is translated as MEFLESLNPLLKTFWFIAIPTSIIFLIQSVMTFTGMDSSEGIQADFDSNLDSGDAPFQLFSFRNLINFLLGFSWSGIAFFETISNKVFLFIAAIAVGSLFVLLFFLIIKQLMRLAEDNTFNINKSINKTAEVYINIPGEKKGKGKVQISVDGSVHEIDAVTEGEKISSGTIVKIVRIENNNLLVVEKL
- a CDS encoding TonB-dependent receptor; translated protein: MKLFALTIFILINFTLSAQTGSLSGKVTDKNGALPSVNVFILNTNLGAGADENGNYKITGIPAGEHEVRFSAIGHLTKVVDVIIHTNKTTELNVTLSEAVIEIESVQVTGMKVQQQNDTRTSVIDLNPRNAKILPGAAEDVLRTLQSLPGVLAPNDFSSQLVVRGSGPDQNLIIMDDVEVFNPYRLYGVVSMFNPDAVSDVNLMSGGFPAKYGDRLSAVLDVTNREGDNTKYLKGNINTSIVDANIVLEGKNPFNIKGSWLVNSRRTYYDLIIEPFVKSAGLVDDNTSFPNFYDFQTKLVFGPFNGHKILINGILSRDGVDVVSGKERNTPDSIGVYNISRNDIVSAAWHFAPTKNYLNKLIVSWYKNNGTTDFNSEILDPSLNRDDFKEAIPDTLKPYLLGFKFNGDFDYRKVTIDDKFTFLWNENVFEAGAGVDFMKTTMDFTFDLDPNLKAIFAANPQFRAALSDLKDIKIYNRYRAYAQNNFKVSEKLFINPGLRFDFYNLLGKGYIAPRLSFSYAIDEITTLRGVWGIYYQSPGYEKLRDQNVLFDLADVYTKPLDAEKAIHYVIGIERWLTNEWSLRFESYYKDFSDLIVQKKVNGTEFVTEIIPGRNPLYPSSWTRPVPIGGDSLTQIPINNSYGEAYGFEFFLSKRNVMNNSKLSGWISYALAYANRFEDGIKLPFRFDQTHTVNIVLNYDFNTWFNVGVRWQFGSGFPYSEPVGIKPRIILQDQNGDGVPETPVIATRKSFNDPNGEGEVVYDVDFGDKKLNARKPAYHRLDLRFNFITDFWNIDWVFYLDVINVYNRKNVVNYDYFITKDLTLGREQNNMFPILPTFGVSVKF
- a CDS encoding flotillin family protein, which translates into the protein MINPLILIVVAVIVVFVTISALVSRYKRCPSDKILVVYGKTGGTSAKCIHGGGAFIWPVVQDYAYLDLKPISIEANLTNALSRQNIRVDVPCRFTIAISTEPDTMGNAAERLLGLKPDQIQELSKDILFGQLRLVIATMTIEEINSDRDKFLEAISKNVDTELKKIGLKLINVNVTDIKDESGYIEALGKEAAAKAINEAKISVAEQEKIGETGKAAADRERDTQIAETHRDRDVKIANTQKDREVSIAVAGKDESIGKAEADKETRVKTAEANAIAVKGENESKVEIANSESARRQREAEALKLAISSEKVQQAMALQESYVAEQKAETARSERERSTQVANVIIPAEIAKQRAIIEAQAEAEKIRLKAKGEADAIFVKMEAEAKGLFEILTKQADGYGQVVKAAGGDSTNAFQLLLLEKLPELVKTQVEAIKNLKIDKITVWDSGIGTENNGNTTTANFVSGLMKSVPPLNDLFNMAGLNLPSYLKGDENKKDDSKSDKK
- a CDS encoding DUF1572 family protein, which gives rise to MLKESLLEIFERDLNKLKDEISLYKDETTLWIAQKEINNSAGNLCLHLLGNLNHFIGAVLGKTGYVRDRENEFTTKNISAKVLINYIDNAIEIVKHVLESLSTEDFDKDYPQQKHSKIVKTDFMLLHLLAHFNYHLGQINYHRRLIG